The segment AATAGATCCAAAAGCTAATGCTCCCACCGTGCGGTTATAGACGGGGTGCTCGTCCCCACGAGAGGTATCAGACGAGCGACATGATTTGGCAAGGGCTATAATACCGCTGCCTTGCTGGCTTCAAGGAAACTGTGCGCTGATACACACCCGTGCCTGTCGCCAGGTGGACGGGTTCATACACCCAGACTTCAAGGCCAACGACAAGACTATCCCACCAGAGCTCATGGTTCTCCCTCGCAGGTAGTTACTCTGCTATACATAGGTATCCGGACTCTGGGACCCTCTGGTACGGCGACTATCTCGCTTGActactgtgacaagggctcggaaagagggcttggagcaatagctcaattcatctaataacagtctttggtatcaaaggtccttggttttcctcgaGGCCTTAAGGGACCAAAGGTGTCTATAGAtgcaagaagtcggtgagggccgcctgccctaatcccgtgaccgtagcccttgtgtaacctttgatattgggccatttccgtgtaacaactACATCTGTGGGTTAGTCGACGATGATTGGAGCATAATAGGCTGCACGGATGTGTTTTGACTTCCTGGCAAACGCTCACGGGTAATACTGAGGGCAACTGACAACTGTTCATGGccgagggaaaaaaaatgagGAACCGCTGTTGAATAGACACCTGAAACGAGCTCTACGTATTGGGGGACGTGCAAGAATGCCGCAACGACAAGAGGCAATAGTGGCACCACGGCAaacccgaaaaaaaaattgtaTACTGCATATTTTGGAGAATCATGGAAAATATGGAAACATCAGACCAGAATGTACGAGTCTCTATTGTTCTCGGCTTCACGGGCGATGGCTGTCGTGCAGACTTGCCACCTCGGCTGTGTTGTCTATAAAAACAAACTCACTTCCCAGCACTCAAACTGTTGCACGGAGGCCGGCATTTATATATTCTTCAACAGTCTTTACCAGTCTGTACGTGGTTTCGCACCACTTGTTGTACATGGCAAACCGCAATCAAGTGCATCTCTTGGTCGCTGGCCCTCGGATCTGCTTTTCTTCAaaaggcagcagcagcaacagcacctGGCTTGTTTGAGAATGGCGCAGGCCGACGACCGGGGCAAGAAAATCAGTCTCCCTTGTCAAACAAATCGCATAAAACTCTCCAGTGCCGGATGCTGAGGCTGTTATAGCCACATGGTGATTCTAGTGGACATGTTGATACGCATTGGGCTGGGTTACCGATTTGCACAAGCGCAGCCTAAAAAGGAGGGATGGCAAAGACTGTGGAAAACATTAAAGGCATTCAACACACATGTCGCGCTAGATCTATTGCCTTTCACATTCTCAGACGATGCGTGGCATGCGTTGCGTTGGGTAGTTCACCCTTCAtcttggtgcttggtgctcGAGGTTCCTGAATGGCAACCACTGGGCGAGGGTGCATTTGTCCTCGCTTTTACACCAGATGTTCAATTGAATCATCCCTAGCCGTGTACTCATTTCGGGACGGATAGAGCCTCCTGCATTCTGGTTCTGGCTGAACGATTTGCGGGGTCGTATTGAATTGACATGTCCGGTCTAATTGACTTTTAAAGGGTAGCGTCGTCCCAGGACCAAGTTGACAAGGTGGCTTGCGGCTACCAACAAAGGGACATGAAGATGATTGATGCAAATAAAAGCCAAATAACCCTCTGTGACGCACAATGCACGGTCGCATCCAGCCTCCCCCACCGACACTAACACTGCATCAGTGCATATGTAGTCCCAGCCATCAAACCGAGCAAGACAACACGTGCAGACACCCGACATATTTAGCTGCAGTCCCATGACCTCTCATATTCCTTCCTCTCCCCGTCCCTACAAAAAAGCACTGGACACGTTAAACTGCACAATTCATCGTCACACCGTCTGCCCCCTCACCATGGCAACCTTGGCCGCTTCCGCGACAGCCCTTCTGGCCATCCTCCACATGTACATCATGGTGCTCGAAATGTTCCTCTGGACGACGCCTCGCGGCCGCCGAGCGTTCCGGCTCAGCCCCGAATTCGCTCATCAAACCAAGGCGCTGGCCGCCAACCAGGGCCTGTACAATGggctcctcgccgccggTCTCGCGTGGGGGCTGCTTCACCCCGTGCCCGAGTTCGCCGTGCAGATCCGGCTCTTCTTCAgcgttgccgtcgtcgtcgccggcatgTACGGGGGCGCGACGGCGTCGAGAAAGATATGGCTGGTCCAGATGCTCCCTGGCCTTGTGTCGTCCGTCTTGGTGTACGCGAACCTCTGACGGCGGGACCATCTGATCCGGCGCCGATGAAGCCGACAGCCTCGGCGTAACCGGGGTCAAGTCAACTGTCAATGGACTGCGAGGTCAAAGTTTGGACATGGAGGTGCCTGGCGGACGGCGGATCGTGGGTGTTGGTTGGCTCTATTGACTCTACAAGACGGCGTCATTCAATTCCCGGCACGTGGCAAAGCCTTGTTTGGCTTCGGCCTTGTCTTGTCAAACGAAGCGCAATTGTATAATGACTATATTGATCCActacattcaatgttggtatTGATGTCTTGGGCCCTAGTTCTGATGCCTGATGCGCCCACGTCCCAAGCGCTCCCACCtacacatcaattgatgtcaactACCCAATGTCGGCGTCCAGCGGAACATTGCCCTGGAGATGCATGTTGAATGCCCCCAGGCCTGTTGTGTCGGGCTGAACCCGGTGTGGCTTGGTTCGCACTCTCGCCTAGATTGAGCGCTTCGTGTCCTGCACAGCTTTCTGGGCTTCTTTAATCTCGGAAATACGCGTGTTGGTAATGCATTTCTTAAGCTCAGCTGGCTTAGTCGTGTTTCGCTGTCCACACCTTTCTTTCAGGACCAAACACTCTGCTTGCGGCAGGTAGTAGCCTAAACCGTCGACTATAACCAGCTGATCTTTAGGGCAGAGCCCTGTTGGCATCTCGTCCTTGCTCTGCACGCTCGCAGGAGCTGCAGTTGGTGTGGCGATGCAGGCGGCAGCAAAAgcagcgacgaggacaagtGGATACTGCATTGTGATGACGGGGTGGCTTTGTCGTTGAATGATGATTGACttgagatggagatgatggacggCTTTTGCTGAGAAGCTATCGAGTTTTTGTTGCGGGTTGGGTTGGGGATTCAACTCGGAGCGAATACAAGATGAAGGCTTGGTATTTATCCAATTTCGACCTGCTCACTTCACAACCATCTTGCCAGGGAAAAATGCTGCCTGTTGCTCATCATGCTAGGTGTGCATGATTGCAAATATTAAATGACTAACAGAATTGATAGAACCGACCAATTCCAACTCTCAGATAGATTATTATATTCATGCCAGGGttggtgctccgtacatgagCGAATAACAGGCCATCTCCCAAAACATTCTTACTGCGATAAAGGGTATAATGCCAAGGAGTCCATTCAAGTAGCTCGGGCCATAATGCTTTGAATGATAAATTAACTATTCATGCCCTACCTCGTGATGCATCGCGAGAATAAAGTACCATTACCAAAAAGTCACTCCACCAGACTGGCATATATCCTACCCGTGTTACCTTTTCAGAGTCTGCTTCTTGGGagctgtacatacatgcgccAAAACCGAACCAACTCACAGCCCATCAAGTCCTCATCAGAGTCACCGCTTCGGGTGTCTGTGGCACAGCTATCTTTTCGCGGCTCTGTATTTGCCTACTGTCCATACCCCCCACAAACGTCGAGTCGGCATCTGCCTCTCCAAGTACCGCGTGAGAATCTCCTCACCCATCAACACCTCCACCATCCGTAGTCCCGGACCCTCGGTCCACGCTTCTTTGCTTAAGACCTCTTGCAGCTCAGCCCATGTTTCCACCGACCTGCTGAATGAGCGTTCAGGGCCGCCGAAAAAAGAAGGGCAGCGTGTAAAGGCCATGTCGGGACATGATTGCACCTGGGCTTTGCCCCGTGGATACTCGTATCCGTTATTATGAACAAGGAATGACAGAATAACAGCATATATATTAAACTTCACATGGGCAATTGCTGATAGTCCCTGTGCGTCATCTGAAAGCTACCGTTCCCAATAAATAGCATCGTCCATGGTTGCTTGGGCCGCTCGGAGCATGATTTCCACCGACTAGGCAGAATACATTGTGAATGAGccagcaatggcaagattgGCACCAGGCTGCAACTTGGGCGCACCGAAGAATCCGTTGGATGAGCCCAGCCCCGTGGGTGACGTTGACTTGATGGACTACGGCtcagacatcaattgatgacaCCGGTGACCGAAGCTTCGTCAGCCATGGGTCGCATTAAAAAAGTAGTGTAACTGGACGATCCAAGATGGCCGGGGCTGGGATACCTGTGAAGCTTCGGAATCGGAGCTGTCGGTGGTTCCGGCTGCTGTCTAGCGACTGGAATCCGACGTAtacgttcaatgttgccttaTATTTGTTGGCAGCACGGGCGGGGAACGCAACCGTAAGCTCACTGATCCCCTTTAGGGCGGATCGGGCAAGGAGGGGCAAGAGTCCATGTCAATGCATCTGCTCTTCTCGTCTTCTTAAGCGGTCCGGATCGATAGGTGCAGCTGGTCGCCTGGGTTTTCCTGCGGCAGCGTCATCATACTGGTCGCGAGTGGTTGCAGGCCAGGAGCCGCCTGTGCGGTGGCATTGTCCTTGCATCCGCCTCTTCCTAATATTCTGCCTACAGCAGTGCAGACATGAGCCCATGGGCCATGATGAGGGTTGGCGGAGTGGCGCGTCACTCCGAATACAACTTACAagaagccggcgccatctttCGGCGTGACGGACGTTGCTCCGACTGCAGTCCGGGGACACCCCGGCAGGGGCTCTTGCATGAGAACATGATACTTGATCAGGCTAAACCTGACCTGGCCCTTCATGTTCCGGCTCTCGGTAAATTCCCGTCATTGATGCCATGTTGGCCCTGCGCATCCGGCCTTCCCCACTGTCGTCCCGTCCCCATCGACAAAGCGAATGCGAGTGCGAGGTTGACGTAAGCTTCAACCGCTGAGACGGGTGCTCGGAGACATTGTCAAAGTCCTGAATCTGAAGCActtgaacaagaagaaaacacAATAACCTGCGGAGCACAGTTTGGCCGAATGGCCCAACGCAACGCGTGTCGAGAGTAACACGCTTGTGGAGTATGCGTGGCCTATGTTGTTGGCATGGCAGGCAGCATTTCTCTCGGGAATTTGTATAAAACCTGATAGGTGCCTGTTGTTTGGTATCCCGTGCCCTCGACACAGACGATGAAATACAGGCGCACGCCCCTTGGCCGCCATTCTACTCCCACTCCCTCACGCGCAGCTGCATCATGTCCACCAACTTTACAGGTCGACTCTCGCCTTCAGATGGGCCCCATCAATTCGGCCCGAAGAGCATTTATTCGGTGAGTTACTCCGCAGACTCCACGACTTTCCCGACATGGAAGCCGTGTAGGAGGTCACTTGCTGATTCGATGGCAGAAATATGTTTTGCGTGTTTCCCGCCTACATGGCGTTGTGAAATACGCCCTTTTCCAACTCGTCATTTCCCTTCTTGTTCCGAGCAAGTATGCCATCATACCTTGCGCCATAGTCATTCTTTGCTTCACTGCAAATATAATCATCCACGCGACTACACCATGCACCGGTGTCAACCCCTTCATGGAGAATGTCGTCTTGGGCCGCACCACGAGCCAAGTACCCTTCTCAGACGGCAGTTTCGGATCCGAGCCGGCCGCGcagggcctcgtcgtctttaACCTGGGCATCCAGTATAACCATCCCCTGGGGCCCCTTTGCCCGCTGGGAATGGAGATTGCCGATCGCTTTCAAAAGATGAACAAGGACATGCTCCGGCGACGTGAGGAGCTGGGCCTTTTGAGCGTCAACTATTGGAAGGGCGCCACGGCCGACAGTGAAAACATGGCAGTGATTACCTACTACTTTCGCAATGTGGAAAGCATCCATCGCTTTGCGCATGAGCCGTTGCACCGGGCCACGTGGGATTGGTACAAGTCCCACAACCCGACTCACATTGGCATCTATCACGAGACCTTTATCGTGCCAGAAAAGGCCTATGAGTCGATATACGAGAACTGCAGCCCCATCGGCTTGGGAAGAGGGTCTGTCAAGTCTGTTCATGGCAAGTCGGGGAACAGTTGGGTAAACACTTTGGTCAGCGCCGACACCCCGGCCCTCAAGTCACAGACTGCCAGGTTGGCTGGCTCTCTCCGGAAAACCGCTTGAAAGCCTTGCTGGCACTTGCTAGAGTTGGTTGGTTTCGTTGCCGAGTTGCTGCAACCACAACATGGGCAGCGAGTATGTCATGCTAGCAGAGGAAGCTTCCCGCAGGCTGTAAACCGCTGTTTCTAGATTCAGATGCTCGACATGAGCTGCGGTAACGTGATGAGAGTCGTATTATGGCTATTATTTGGGAATATTCACTGTAAGCACAGGCGCCGAGTTGAGAACAGCTCGCGTTGTGCCTTGTACCAGTTATTAGTTCATCTGTCCTCGGCCAACTTGAACCGGTAATACCAGAGGCAAGCACACGGGAGATTAATTgcctttttttaaaaaagcaaaaaaaaacaaaaaaaaaaacaaatgATAATAGTAAAAAGAGCCACGGTATTTACCAAGAGCGGGATTACTGTTTCCCGTCCCGAAAGCCTTTGCCATTCCCGCACGAATTTGTCCGACCGCTTCTGTGTCGGGCTTTCTTACCCACAATTCGATTGTGTCATCAGACtgcagcctcggccgtcAACATGTTCTTGACTGTATAAGACCAGACGCAAAACCAAGTGTTTGTGCCATCGCTTGTCCCTGTTCTGCGTCGTCACTCTTTATCCATCTGTACAAGCCGCCATTCTTTCCTCGCACGACAATGCCTCGACCGATAGAGCCCTCTCTGCGAGGAAATGTGCAATATCGATGGCTGCAATTATCCATTTAACTCTTCGG is part of the Metarhizium brunneum chromosome 4, complete sequence genome and harbors:
- the af470_1 gene encoding Monooxygenase af470, translating into MSTNFTGRLSPSDGPHQFGPKSIYSKYVLRVSRLHGVVKYALFQLVISLLVPSKYAIIPCAIVILCFTANIIIHATTPCTGVNPFMENVVLGRTTSQVPFSDGSFGSEPAAQGLVVFNLGIQYNHPLGPLCPLGMEIADRFQKMNKDMLRRREELGLLSVNYWKGATADSENMAVITYYFRNVESIHRFAHEPLHRATWDWYKSHNPTHIGIYHETFIVPEKAYESIYENCSPIGLGRGSVKSVHGKSGNSWVNTLVSADTPALKSQTARLAGSLRKTA